In Nicotiana tabacum cultivar K326 chromosome 2, ASM71507v2, whole genome shotgun sequence, the following proteins share a genomic window:
- the LOC142171432 gene encoding cleavage and polyadenylation specificity factor subunit 3-I-like codes for MAIMSFYLDHAASLPYFLEKTTFKGRVFMTHATKAMYKLLLSDYVKVSNASVEDMLFDEHDILRSMDKIEVRFQHPMIDLQAVTD; via the exons ATGGCAATTATGAG TTTTTACTTAGATCATGCTGCCTCCCTCCCTTATTTCCTTGAAAAG aCTACATTTAAAGGGCGCGTATTTATGACTCATGCAACAAAGGCCATGTACAAGTTGCTTTTGTCAGACTATGTTAAAGTGAGCAATGCCTCGGTTGAAGATATGTTGTTTGATGAACATGACATTCTTCGCTCCATGGACAAAATTGAGGTTCGTTTTCAACATCCCATGATTGATCTCCAAGCAGTGACTGATTAG
- the LOC107828028 gene encoding cleavage and polyadenylation specificity factor subunit 3-I-like has product MASTGQPQSSLKRPSPAFNREGDKLMITPLGSGNEVGRSCVYMSFKGKRVLFDCGIRPAYSGMAALPYFDEIDPSTIDVLLITQLSTSIRLWK; this is encoded by the exons ATGGCGTCTACTGGACAACCACAGTCATCTTTGAAGAGACCTAGTCCTGCATTTAACAGAGAAGGAGATAAACTCATGATCACTCCTTTAGGGTCTGGGAATGAAGTGGGACGGTCATGTGTTTACATGTCTTTCAAAGGAAAAAGAGTCTTG TTTGACTGTGGCATTCGTCCAGCTTACTCAGGCATGGCTGCTTTGCCGTATTTTGATGAAATTGATCCTTCAACTATTGATGTTCTTCTCATTACCCA GTTGTCGACTTCCATCAGACTATGGAAGTAA